In Vanessa atalanta chromosome 19, ilVanAtal1.2, whole genome shotgun sequence, one DNA window encodes the following:
- the LOC125071272 gene encoding uncharacterized protein LOC125071272: MESIKDSLSAMSELFNTKMSEFQHELQKTSSSVATHTPSLSTEFMQFRSFIITALSTLQRQVEFLGRELDRQEMQSRRKILLLHGVPEEKAENTSARVTSLVADHLDLTNFSSSSIKTSYRLGKSTANRNRPIVVKFCDVSVRDKVWFAKSKFKGTGITQSEFLTKTRHDVFLLARQRFGIGKCWTRDGRIFLVAPDGSRHQVESHAELEAVSSSLLKSPEVKGSNVSKNPDSKVTVSRPKRIIKK, translated from the coding sequence ATGGAGTCAATCAAAGATTCATTGTCTGCCATGTCtgaactatttaatacaaaaatgagtGAATTTCAACATGAGTTACAAAAGACATCTTCGTCAGTTGCTACACACACACCATCACTTTCAACGGAGTTCATGCAGTTTAGAAGCTTCATTATAACTGCTCTCAGCACTCTTCAGCGTCAGGTAGAATTTCTTGGTAGGGAGTTGGACCGCCAGGAAATGCAAAGTAGGCGCAAAATACTACTTCTTCATGGAGTCCCAGAAGAAAAAGCTGAGAACACCAGTGCTCGTGTGACTAGTCTTGTGGCAGACCATTTGGACTTGACAAACTTCTCTAGCTCCAGCATAAAAACTTCCTATCGGCTTGGTAAGTCTACAGCCAACCGGAACAGGCCAATTGTAGTTAAGTTCTGTGATGTTAGCGTGCGGGATAAGGTGTGGTTTGCCAAGTCAAAATTTAAAGGCACTGGCATAACCCAATCGGAGTTCCTCACGAAGACACGGCACGATGTGTTCCTCTTAGCACGGCAGCGTTTCGGCATTGGGAAGTGTTGGACCAGGGATGGACGGATATTCTTAGTAGCCCCAGATGGATCGCGTCACCAAGTTGAATCACACGCTGAACTCGAAGCTGTATCTTCTTCACTTTTAAAATCTCCAGAAGTAAAGGGCTCAAACGTGTCGAAGAATCCAGACAGCAAAGTTACAGTTTCTCGACCgaaacgaattattaaaaagtag